The following nucleotide sequence is from Cicer arietinum cultivar CDC Frontier isolate Library 1 chromosome 2, Cicar.CDCFrontier_v2.0, whole genome shotgun sequence.
TCATTTTTTAAGATTTAGGTTAGGgatttgatttgaaaaatatatatataaaaaaaaaagatattatctTAGTGACTTGGAGATTAAATCTTAAAGTGTGTGTTCGTTATTTGATGGATTTAatgttgttgaagatgaaaatatgtatttatttgaagatttgaattatgaaaaatttgataaatatataaattttttgaaattgataataatttttgtaggttttgtttgaagataatgatcaattttttgaattatgtaaaaatatataacattattaacattttaaaacatagatTATCAAATAGTgccttaaaattaaataaacaattaaatatgaaaaagaatAAAACTGAATTATTATCCaaaaatttctatttctatttctatttttacgAAAGTTTCCATTGTTGTCTATAATTTCCATTGAAAGTTTCCATTTCTGTTTTTACGAAAGTTTCTATTTTATGCtactcaatttataaaggagccaaataaaaaataaagttgtagaatatttttatttccataatttttaaaatgtatttaatacaAAATGAACTAGAGAGAAGGATTATTTAGAGGATGCCATGTGTATATTTTACTAAAGGAAATAGGTCCTAATTAATTTAGTATAGATAATATTTATTAGAGAATATAATTGaggaaaatataattattatttcattaaaaataaaaaaaaatattatttattttaaaataattttttcttgttAAAGTGACATTTATTTGAGCTAAAAGAACTAAGGAGTAACAAACCATCTCTTAGGATATACAAATTAGGAGAGTACAAAATTCAATCTAATCCATTAACCTCATATGAGTCGTTAATGTTTgaatcatatataaatatagatttaaatatatagAGATATCAATGACAGACACGACATAGACAAAATTGAAATAGAGATCGAATTCAAGTGAACATGTATTGtgttaattaaaaattgatagaaatcaacaattctttatttaatgCTATGACTTTATTACTTAACTAATAAAGCATtacacaacaaaaataattttccgatcaattcattttatttgttattaattttttatccaaaaaacTGTGTATGTATATTATTCACTCCGTCccaaattatatgttattttagtaatttcatacaaattaaaaaatataataaaattaaaagtaaaaagagtaataaataataaaagatataataagaaaagaaacattaatatacaataaaaaaaagattaatgttataaaaaaaatcattaatgttTCATTTACATGCAACCTATAATTTaagatgatttttatttataaaatcacattatttaagataaaaaagtaatttttttataatttatcttaACAATAATTCAATCTCATCTTTATACCATTTTGTCTTTATTAAACttatatttcatcaagtttagtcaaattaaatatctaattcaaatctaaataattaatgaaatttaatattagAACTGAATAAAACATACACAACCCCCTACCCAACGCAAAGATTGGTTACATTAACTATACACGAGTTGTTTTCGCAACACCACCATATATATCTATATTATAGTACTAGTCCATGTGTCACCAAAACTAATTCCAAGACATAATATAATACCTATTAAGGACCACACTAGGTTTTCCCCTCTTTATATAACATCACAAAATATTCACTTAATCAAATACACTATTTTGTGTTAGAGGTTCACAAATTTCACTTTCACACACTCATCTTCATTTAGCAAAATCAACAATtccaaattcataattttttccaAACACCAAcatgcaacaacaacaacaacaatttcattTCCACAACAATCTTCCATATCCAAAACCAAAAAACACATTACaacattttctcaaacacaaacCCTATTTTCAAACCACACAAAAATTCACTTACAATAAAACCACCAATCCCTTCAATTTCATTCACATAAAAAAGTTTCCACCTTGTAATGCAATAACATCATCATTCCCAAACCCTTCTTCACCAAAAAATGAAACTactattgtttcaaaaaaaaatattgatgttgaaaattccaatggaaaaaaaaagtttttgggGTGCAGTTAGTTTAATAATTGGTGCTGCTGTTGGGCCTGGAATGTTGGGCCTACCATCATTAACAATTAAATCAGGCCCAATACCTTCAACAATCATAATCTTATTATCATGGATTTATGTAATGTCATCAATAATTCTTGTAGCTGAACTTTGTTTTGATTCAATGCAAAAAAACAATGTTGATGAAGTTAGTTTCACAAACCTAGCAACAGCAACATTAGGGAAAAAATTTGGTTCATTTGTTGCATTGGTTTACACAAGTTTGTGTTTTTCACTTCTTGTTGCATGTGTTTCTGGAATTGGTTCAATACTCTCACCAATTTTTCTTCAATggttcaatttcaatttcaaaaccctaattcttCATTCAATTTTCCCTGTTTTTCTTGCaattttgattgtgtttttcCCTTTCAAAACCATTGATTTTGCAAATAGGGTTTTGTGTTTCCTCATGCTTTTTTCAATAACTGGATTAGTAATTGTTGGAATTGTTGTTGCTAGGGTTAATATAATTACCTCTTTTGCTTCAATTTCATggaaattttcatcaattttgcCAATTATACCTGTTGCTGTTTTAACATTAGGGTTTCATGTAATTACCCCTTTTATATGTAAAATTGCTGGTAACACTATAGATGATGCAAGAAAAGCAATACTAATTGGTGGGGTTGTTCCTTTGATAATGGTTTTGTCATGGAATTTGATTGTGTTGGGACTTGTTGGGACAAATAAAGGAACAAACTTTGGAAATGACCCTATTACCCTTTTGCTTTCTGTGAACCCTTCTGCTTTATTTGCAGTTCAAGGGTTTGCTTTTTCTGCTATGGCAACTAGTTTGATTGGTTATGCTGTTAGTTTGCCTAAACAAATTCTTGACACTTTTGAGTTGGTATTTGGAAAAGATGAAACTTTTTGTGATAATGTGGATGGAAATGGAAGGGTTGGAGGATTGGTTTTTTGTTCGGATCGGGGTAGTATTGGTAATTCAGGGGAAGTTAGATTCAGAGGTTCAAGGAATTTGAGTGAATTGAGATCAAATGAGGAAAGATTTGATGGTGTTAAAGTGATGGTTACATTATTAGTCCTTTGTTTTTCAGTGTTGATAGCTTCATATTTTCAGTCTACTTTTTCAAGAGCTCTTGATTTTGCTGGAGTTTATGCTAATTGCTTTCTTTTTGGTATCATTCCTCCTGTGATGACTTATATATATCAATCCAAGAAGAAAATCAGGTATGGTTTAGTGTTCCAAGTGAAGCTAATGAGAGTTTtacattaatttgattttatgtaGCACTGACACAACATTAACATATGTGGTTACACTTAATCActctcatttttaaattttactgtTGTCTACGTGCTAGTGTTGTGTTTGGTGTCAGTGTCAGTGTTATATAGTTAATGATTCAAAAGAAAGGCCCACTGCACACAATCTATACATATACATACATACACATATATACACACGAATTTGGATTTACTGCAATGTAGTCAACACTCAACATATTTGGACCATTCGATCAAGATGACGATTCAAATTTAAAGTTtggttttaaattattttttaatctaaaatttgaaCTTGAAATTTGTACTATTCGATCTTGATTAAAAAGTCTAGATGTGTTTGACTGCACTCCAGTCAACATAGACTGTTGACTGCCGCGTCGGAGTCATACACACATATAATATCCACTTGTTTTGAATTTATTGATTCTTTTCTTTTACTAGAGCTTCTTTCTCCCGAGAATCGAATGGATAAGACCAAAAAATAGTTTGATGATATTTTTAGTTCTTCCATATTGTGAAGGAAAAGGTTGTGATTACTGAAGTTTATTTGCAATGAATGATTTTGCAGGTCATCCTTCATTCCAGGAGGAAATGTGACACTTTTGCTTCTATTCATTGTATCAATCATTTTGGGAATTTGGCATTagatatttatccaaaggcaatGCTTAGAAGGATTTGATTTAGTTGAAGTTAAAGTACTGGGCTCTAATGAGAATCATAATACCATTTATATATGTTGGATCAATGAAAGTATGTACACAGTTATGTCAGTTATGTAAATCATCTAATGCTATGTGGAATTATAATGAAAGTAGTtattaaatcaaacaaataatttgTGTATACTATCAAGCAGTTAAGCTCTTTTTACCCTTTATTATATTCTTTCAGTTCATAAGTAGTAAATGTTGCTATTGTattccattaaaaaaattcaaatttcttttcataatgCATTTGTAATGATATTAAAGTGACAAAATTTGGTAAAGGAACCATACAAATATATGCTTGTCAGATAATGGAATGTATGTCATCAGCAAACAATTAGATTTCAGCAAGATTTGGTTCGGTTCTGTCTCCAACTGGTTATAAGTTCCTGTATAAAAACTTGTACCAATGGATCATTCAATAACTACATTCAAATATATAGTATTCATTTATTGATTGGCAGTAATAATTTCCATGACACTAGTTGCTAAACAATCAAGTATTATTATCTGTAATGGCATAGGTTTAAATGAGATGgatcttatttatttttgtttataatgttagagatgaaaattttaaaagtaacaTGACCACACTTAGACAAATTCTAATATGGACAAGTTGACAAATTCTAATATGGACAAGTTGTGTTGTATAGTGTTTGATCAAACAAGTCATTCgagttaatgaaattttatcgattcttagtaatttattttgtcaaaatcaaacCAACTAGTTCAAATGAGTTGGTTTGAGTCAAGTCACGAGgttcaaaattttaaagaaaaaataattatatgatattttaCTAACTTATAATTTGCTTTTAACATATCAAAATTGTGAATTCATGAGTTTGAGaacattaacatttttctaAATCAAACTAAAATGGATATTTGTTCAAGTTGATTCAAGTTCGCttgaaattatgaaaataaattaaatattttgggTTGAGTTGACTTGTTGAGTCAATTGGACCAACCCATGCCTATAAACATACAATTTGTAAGTGTACCCCTACATCTATAAGAATACCccaaaaaaaaacctatgaaAATACCAAATGCCCTTATTTTTTGGGTAAAACATTTTTCCGGCTCTTAATTTTATTCTCTACAATGAAATTCATATTTAGagttgttcataaaagtcatctttgtaacattattttttttaaagaattgtatactgaaaatgttatttttaccattcataatttatatttactatAAAAGTCATTCATATTgttcataatttttattcattattcATGATAAAAGTCATCTTCACAATTGCTACTAAATCATCTTCACTATAAATGCAAAAATcatgaaaaaaatacaaagacaAATTTGAGATGAGTATTTTGAAGGTGCAAATTTTTGTTGGGTACCAAAAACAATTGTTGGGTACACTTAAAAATTATCCAATAGTTAATACCCGACCTATCAGCCCAATAGAGTTTATTaaacatcaaattttataattaaaaaatataaaatatgacatATGATGAGGTTATTTATAGCTATTGATAATTTGATATCGTTTTCAATGGGACACTCATGAATATTTTGATGGAGGCTTCTCATTGGTTGGTGAGCCACCAACACCACCGTTCACCCCATTTTTTCATGCAACAAATCAGGGTTTTCTGATTCACAAACAAGCATATATACATAAGCACTATGCTCCAATTTTCCCTTTAAAGATGAATAACTactatttttctctctctttccaCATATCATTTTCACTACCTTTCCAATTTTTCACTCCTTTATTCccattaaataaaaaaggtgATATATAATAGACACCTAGATCAATTAGTGTAACATTAACTTTCATTTTAGTTGtcttgatattttaaaatatatttgatatattgaaGTGTAAATTCGAACTTAATAAGATTTCTCAtctttataattgataaaaaaactttaaattaaatgtattattaataatttatttactcatATACTATTGACTAATTAATCTATTGGcatctatttatagaaaaagtGATGAGCACCGCATATAAAAAGGGGTGGTTAAGTTCCCCACAAGCATAAATCCACAATGAAGGCTTTGCTTAGAATGGAAAGAAATGTGCATTTATCACATTTTCCATTTCATCAcataaaaatccaaaaatatCCATACTCACGAGATTAATGATGTACACCTTTCTTTTCTTCCAATATTTCCATAGCATGACTTACCCATACTTagctatatttattatttatatcatcaATCTCATGCCCTTTTTTAcccattttgttttaaattcttccatttttgtccttttatttctttattcacACACTCTCATGTATTTCTAGTTTCGATCTCTTCCTATGATCTTATCTATTCAGTTCCTCAATTAATGGCCTAAGCGACACCAacacaaaataacaaataaaacaaaaacaaaaaaccaaaCTCATACGTATATTTGTAAGCATAGTCATAGAAATT
It contains:
- the LOC101514083 gene encoding uncharacterized protein — protein: MKLLLFQKKILMLKIPMEKKSFWGAVSLIIGAAVGPGMLGLPSLTIKSGPIPSTIIILLSWIYVMSSIILVAELCFDSMQKNNVDEVSFTNLATATLGKKFGSFVALVYTSLCFSLLVACVSGIGSILSPIFLQWFNFNFKTLILHSIFPVFLAILIVFFPFKTIDFANRVLCFLMLFSITGLVIVGIVVARVNIITSFASISWKFSSILPIIPVAVLTLGFHVITPFICKIAGNTIDDARKAILIGGVVPLIMVLSWNLIVLGLVGTNKGTNFGNDPITLLLSVNPSALFAVQGFAFSAMATSLIGYAVSLPKQILDTFELVFGKDETFCDNVDGNGRVGGLVFCSDRGSIGNSGEVRFRGSRNLSELRSNEERFDGVKVMVTLLVLCFSVLIASYFQSTFSRALDFAGVYANCFLFGIIPPVMTYIYQSKKKIRSSFIPGGNVTLLLLFIVSIILGIWH